TAACTAATATTTGGCCCGTTTTAGAAATAGAAGAGAATAATATCTTGTTTGAACAAGCAAATTTATTTCTAGATACCTCAACAGCTTATGTTTATCCTTTAGATAAGTAGGTAGCCAGATGTGGAGATAACGAAGCTATTCCTCAGGATCCCAGGTTTGAAGATGTTGATTGTCTAATCTTTGGGCTTGGCTTGGTTTCTGGTTATAAATTTAGACAAACTATAATAACGTTAAATAAATCTTCCACACCGTGAGTGCTTATCTCTTCGGGATTCCTTCGGGTGGATAACAACTTGATATAAGGTTATAATATGTTTATTGAGTTTTAAAAGTGACAACAATGGTTCACAAAACTAAAAATAAAATCAAGCAACAATTGACTATTCTGATTAGCTTTGTTGCGGTATTTTGGATTTTAGAGATTGTCGATATCGTGATTTTTGGCGGTAATTTAGATCGCTTCGGGATTAGACCAACTCGTATTAGTGGGTTATGGGGGATTCCTTTAGCGCCATTTTTACATGGAGGGTTAGGTCATTTAATCGCCAATACCATCCCTTTTCTGATTCTGGGTTGGTTAGTAATGCTGCAGAGAATTAGGGATTTTTGGCTAGTTACTATCTTAGCAACGCTAATTGGAGGTTTAGGTATTTGGTTTTTTGGTGCGCCTAATTCGGTACATATTGGCGCTAGTATTTTAATTTTCGGCTATTTAGGCTTTTTATTATCCCGTGGTTTATTCCAGGGTAATCCAGCTTCGATCGCCCTAGCTGTAGTCACATTTCTACTCTATGGTCACATGATTTGGGGTATATTACCTGGTGTTCCCCATATTTCTTGGCAAGGTCATTTATTCGGGTTTCTAGGGGGGGTATTCTCAGCCCGTGTAATTTCTCAAAACGGCAAAAAGGACAATACTGATAAATGGGTTTAGGTGAACAAATTTACGTTTATCGTGAGTTATTAAATCTCGAAGGAGTCTATCAACATCATGGGATTGACTGTGGTGATGGGACAGTAATTCATTATCGTAAACCATCAGAGATAATTGAGCAAACTTCTTTAGTAACTTTTGCTCGGGGTAATCAAGTTTACCTTAGAGAATATCTCGATGGTTTTTGTTTTATTCCCGAAATAGTCGTAGAAAGAGCGAAAAGTCGTTTAGGAGAGCAAAAATATAACCTCTTGTTTAACAATTGTGAACATTTTGCTACTTGGTGTAAAACAGGGATTAGTGATAGTAAACAAGTGCGGGATTTTACACCCATAATTTCTCGCCTGAATGTAGATGAGTTAACTAATCCTCTGTTCAACGCTTTTAAACAAACAGATTCTGCTAACGCTCAAAATATGATTAATAAAGCTTTAGGAGATATTAGAACAGTTTGGGATAAGATTCAACCCCAATATCAACAAGCTTTACAAGAAAGGGATAGTTGGCAAAAAGTCGCTCAAGAAGCTTTACGACGTAATCGCGAAGACTTAGCTAAAGCAGCATTGCAACGTAAATTATCTTATCAAAGTCAAGCACAAGATTTAGAAAAGCAATTAGCTGAATTAGCAAAAATGACCGAAAACCTACTCAAAAATGCTCCTAAGCAAAAGTAGAGAAATTCCCTTCAGGGGGTACATCTTGCCAACGCCCATTACCAATAGCGCGAATCGCTTCGGTTAAATCAACCGCTCCCGTATAAAGAGCCCGTCCCAGTATTACTCCTGTTACTCCTAATGATTCTAAAGATAATAAACTTAATAAATCTGTCAGAGAGCTAACCCCTCCAGAAGCGATAATCGGTACATCTACGACTTGGGCTAATTCCCTCAGTGCGGTCAAATTAGGTCCTGTAAGTGTACCATCTCGTTGAATATCGGTATAGATAATAGCTGCAGTGTTAGGAAATTGTTGAGCTAAAGATGTTGCTGTGATCCTTGAGGTTTCTAACCAACCTTTGGTAGCTACTTTACCGTCTCTAGCGTCAATACCAATAATTACCTTTCCTGGAAAGTCTTGACACCAGTTTTGTACTTCTTTGGTGTTTTCTACGGCGATCGTCCCCACAATTACTCTAGCTACACCTAAAGCAAATAACTCTTGTAAACTTTGGCGATCGCGTAAACCTCCCCCTACTTGTACAGGGATATCTACTGCTGCGATAATGGCTTTAATTACCTCTAAATTAACTGGTTTACCCTGTTTAGCTCCATCTAAATCCACCAGATGTACGAGACTAGCTCCTTTTTGCGCCCATTCTTGAGCAACTACTACAGGATCAGAATTATAAATCTGTGCTTGTTGATAGTCTCCTTGGTACAATCTGACGCAATTTCCATCTAATATATCGATAGCGGGGATAACTTCCATAGTAATTTAGTCGCCTTGAGATTATCTCAGTATAGCAAAAAAGCTTAAAAATTAAGCAATACTTCCCCGTTTACTAGTTTCCTTATAAGAGATACTGACATTTTTTAAACCTGCGCTAATCATTTCTTTTTCTAAAAGTGCAAAAAAGCGATAGCGATCGCCTCCTTTAACTACCGCTTGATTATGTGCTTCAGCTAGAGAAATAGGATAACCATCACCTTTATACACTTGTGCGAGAATGATACTCAGGGATTGTTCGAGTAAGGGTGGATTTTCCACCACCCAAGCTGGTATATCTAACCTAGCTATCTCTGTACCTACGTTGAGATAACAAAAATAGACACGATCAATCTGATTATAGTCATTTAAAATCCTGATATTACTACGCCAGAGTGGACTTCTTTCTCCTGGTTGTAAAAGATAACCCCAAACAGTGGTATCTCTGAGAGACTCTGTGACATGACAAGGGGTTTTATCGAGATTAGCGCAATATCGTTGACAATCGCTTTCAGGGTAAGGACAAGCTTGTAAACGTAAAAAACTCAGACTTTCTCTACTCCTTGAAGCGCTAATATAACCTATTAAAGGGATATTTTCTGCTCGTAAAGCTGCCCAAGAGGCGAAAATTTCCGGAAGAATGAGATTTTTAGCTTCTGTGGGTAAAGTTTCTAAAAACCAGTAAATCAGTGAACCATCTACTAAAGCTAAATTTGGTTCATAATGTGCACCAGGTGGTTTAACCCAATCACAAGCGGTGGTAGCGAGTGCTTTTGCTTCTGCTATGGTGCGTTTATAACTCATCCATTCTTCGGTACGAATTCCCCATTGTTTAGCGATGTATAAATCTTCTGGCTTATAATATATTTCTGGAATACTCTCTAAAAGAGGGTGAAGATTTTGCCCATAGTGAAGCATAATCAAACCGATATTAATCAGATAACAATAGGCTATTTCGTGATGAGATGGGGCTATTTGTGAACCATCGGTAGCAAACACACTATGACTGGTAGGAGGTTTAGGGATAGTAATGGGTGTATCTAGAGATTCAATGGGAGTGGCTGCGGGAAAAATCAGGCGATCGCTCCATTGTTGCTGTTTTTCCAATAACTGTGCTAGATTGTTTTGAGCCTCATTTAATAATTCTAGGGCTTTTTGCAGCCTTTTAGCGGAAGCTAGGGCTTCTTGCTTCATCTGCTCACTCATACCGGGTAATTGTTTAGCTAATTTAACCAAATCAAGCATAAACTGAGTACTCTACGAATATAATTATGATAGCAATAAATTGATTCGTTTTGATAATATCAGGGATAACCGATTAAACATCCCTCAAACCCTAAGCTAGAAAAGCGACTCTTCAATTATCCCTAAAAAACAGCAATAAGAATATTTTATCTAAGCTTAAAATGTCTTGACAATTGCGATTATTCCTCATATATTCGTATAAGTCTGTTATTTTTCTGAAAAAGATGGCTACAGATGCAGTTCTTAACAAAGCTCAAAACCTATATATAATAAGGCAAAAAGCTGAAAAAACATTCCTATCTGTAGCCCAAAAACATCAGAAAAGTTAACTAATTTCTGTATAACCCTAGGTTGTTCATCGTTAAAATTACTGATTATTAATCACAACGAAAAGCCTAGAAAACCTTGAAAAAAGATAAATTTGTATCAAACAATACCAAGACCAACTATCAATTTAACAAGGTAACAAGTACGAGTTAATCGAGGATTAAACAAATGCTAAACATTTCTAACGCACTCATGGAAAAACTGGCTATCTGGACAAAAGATAGAACAGAGACTGAATTTCAGACTAAGATAGATGTGCATTTGGTAAATCATAATGACATCTTTTACAAAAAAGGGCGATTACTTGCGGATGAAGTTTATCATCAGGTTTGGGGAACTGATAGACTGATCGATGATAACGATTATGGTATTGTGATCATCAACAAAGGAAAAGTAGTAGGTAATTTAAATATAGAACTCAAAAAAGAAGACAAACTTATCAAGAGTGAGAAATTTTTCGGAACACAACACTGGGGATGTTGCGCAGAAGTAAGTAATGATGAGGTTTTTGAGATATCGGGGTTGTCAATTAGTCAGGATGTTCCTAACGAGTTAAGACAACCCATTTTGATGTTATTGGTGTTCTCTAAATATTTGTTAGTGAGGTCTATAGGTAGAACATTAGGAGTATCGGTTCAGCGTAAAGCCTTAAATCGCATTTTAATCAAACATCTCCATCTTCCCCTTTATCCTAATCCCGAAGTAAAAGAAATCCAAGGAGACGTACCCCAAGATAATTATTGGCAAGATGGGGAACAACCGAGTTTATACTATTTAGACTATACCGATGCTCAAACCGTAGAGAGTATGAATTCTTACCTATTCTACCTTAACAGTATTGGCATTCAGACTAACTTTATGTCCAGATTCCATCCCCAACCTACTTCTTACGCTAAATTCCGCAAGTCTTCCCTCTTCAATAAACAACCCCTAGCTGTGTAACTACCCATTGTTGAACTTGCAGATAATTAATTTTTCCCTGACTATTACGAGGTATCTTGTCTATCTGTAACCAGTGTTTAGGAAGTTTAAACTTACTCAATTTTCCGCTCATTTTCTCGGTTATAGCTTGATCTGTCGGGTTAGAGGTAAAAGAGACATAAACCGCGACGACAACTTCTCCCCAATAGGAATGGGGTAAACCGACAACACAGACATCATCCACTAATCCAGTATCTTTAATTACTTTTTCCACTTCTTCTGCACAAACTTTCTCACCCCCGGTAATAATCAGGCGATTTCTACGCCCAAGTATGGTTAAATAACCTTCAGCATTCAAACTACCTAAATCATTACTCCAAAAAAGGACATCTTGACTAAAAGTATCGGGATAATAGCCTAAACAGAGAGAAGATGCTTTAATCCCAATTATGCCAGTTTGTCCATAATCGAGAATTTCTCCTTGTTCAGTTAAGATCTCAACCTGAGCATGAGGAAGAACTTGACCCATGGTATCATTCCCCTGGAGAAATTGTTCAGGTTTAAGAGCAACTATCAAAGCTGCTGTCTCTGTCATCCCATAGGTTAAAGCTAAGGGGATTCCCTCCTGTCTAGCTTGATTAAGTAGGCTTGTCCAACTAGGTGCACCACCGAGTAAAATAGTTTTAAATTGAGATAACCACAGAGGATTTGAGGCTAATAAAAATTGTAATTGAGTAGGGACTAGAGATAGAAAATAGTCTTGAGGAGAAAATGAGGGTATGTGATCATTTTTTAAGTCTGAGTAAGGAAAAATCAGCAGTTTTCCTCCTGTTACTAATGAACGCAAACACTGCATTAAACCACTGACGTGATATAGTGGCAACAAACAACAGGAATTGATGGTTTTTTGCGCAAAATATTGACTAAAACCCTGAATTGATGCGGTTAGAGTCTCCCAATTGTGCATAGCAAAGCGAATTTGACCAGAACTTCCTCCTGTTGGGATCATAATTTTTCCCGAAAAGTGATTAGAGGGTATTTCTGAGAAATCAGAGAAGATAAATTGCTGTTTATGGGTATCCCAAAGTAATGATGGTTGTATAAGTTGGCACACCTGTTGCCATTCCGATACACTCCAGGAAGGATTAGCCAGGAAAACGGGATAGTCTAGGATGACACAGGCTAAAAATAAGGCTAAAAATAAATAGGGATTATCCTCAGCTAAAAGTATTTTAGGGGGGGTTGATTTTTGCCAAGTGGATTGCAAGAGGTTAATAAACCCTTGTACTTGGTTATAAAATTTTTGATTATCATAGTTAACTAACCAGTTGTTGGTTATTTGTTGTGCTAATTTTCTTTGAACCATTGATTAACGCTAAAACCGAGGGGACGAGTTAAGTTTAATTCTCTAGCTAGTTTAAGTATCCCTTGTCTTCCGATTTCTGTCTCAAAGACTGAAGAAAAGACGATATCAAGTTGATATTTTTGACACAGTTGTTTTAATTTTTGGGGCGAACCCGCGATCGCAGGTTTAACCACATAAACCCCTCGCCAACCTTGCTGATAACAAGTTTCTAATTCTGTTAAAGTAGCCACGGATTCGTCTAGGGCGATCGCTGTGTTAGATTTTTGACTCAAGTCTAGCATAGTGCTAAATTCTCTTGGGGGTAGGGGTTGTTCGAGGAATTCCACCACACCAGTTTTATCTGCTATCTTTAACCAGGCGATCGCTTCTTGGTAATTTAACCCCCCATTAGCGTCTAACCTTAATTTAGCCCCTTTTAACACAGACACCAGTTGACTAAAAATCTGCAATTCTGTTTCTAGGGGTTGTATCGCAATTTTCCATTTAAAAGTTGTTCTCCCCTTTTGTCTTTCTTGTTGACAGATAGAGATAGCTTTTTCACCATGAGGAAGTAGATAACTATAATTGAGGGAATCTTCCAAAACAGTAGAGGGAGAATGCAAATCCTCCCAAGCGGTTGTAAAACCAAACTGACAAGCGGTTAACCCAGAGGGAATCTGATTAAGGGTACTTTCTCTAAATTTTTCTTGGTTTAACTCTTGACAAAATAACAGTGCTTGTGCTAAAGATTCTGAACCAAACCAAGGTAAAGGAGCAATTTCACCCTTTCCTACTCTACCTTCTTGGTCAACTAAGTAGATAATTATACCTTCTCTAACTTTCCAAGTCCCATAATGTGTCACCAAGGGAGTAAGAAATGGACGTTGATAGGTAATAAAACTAAACAATATCTCCATGAATTAGTCATTATCGTCAAAAATCTGCAGACGAATTGAGCGATCGCCGTTTTCATCTAAGTTAATCTGAATCAATTCCCCTGTGAGAGTTTCTAGAGAAGTTAACATGGAACGTAAATGAGGATTACTCGCACCTGTTTCCACATAAAGGCGATCGGCGACACTTCTGAGTCTTTTCCAGGTGGTATAAAGTTTAGCTACATTTTGTTCTAACTGACTCGCTTGTTTGACTAATTCAGAAGTATTTGACAAGACATCAAGACGTAAAGCTTCTTCTAAAGCTAATTCTAAATCACAAGAAGCACTATTGAGAGTCTGTACTTGACCTGCTAAATCTAGGTACTTGGCTAAATTACGCGCTTGAGAAGTAACTTGTTTTACCGTATCTAAATCAGGATTAGTGGCTACTTCTTGTTGAATTTCTTTGAGGTGGAGATCGGGTAATTTCTCCATTTCCCTCACCAAAGGAACGAGATGACGGGGAGGTAAAGAACCATCACTGGCTTTTTCCTTAATTTCTGAGGGTAAAAGTTCTGAATTTAAACTCGTCCATTGATCAGCAAGTTGTTGTACTTCCCTACGGGTGATTTTTTCTCCCTGTTGCGCTGCTTCACTAACTAATTGTTGTATTTCAGGTGCTGATTTAGCCGTTTCTACAAAAGCGCGCTTACTAAAATTATTAATACTATTTGGGTCTAATTTCCCTTCTGCGAGTAAAGTATCAGCGCTATTAGCCAATTGAATCAGCCCATAAGCTTGACTTTTGGTGATTTCGCGGTTTTTTAACCAGTTGATAAAACCTGTACCTCGACCATCTCCCCCTTTTTTTTCGCGATCGCGTATTACTCTGAGAATTCTACCTCTCCAGATATCTGTCTGTAAATCAAAACGTTCGCAAACTTGCCAAATTTGCTCTAACTGGGTTTGAAACTCACTTTCAGCGATGGTTTCATCTTCTGGATCTGGTAATTCAAAGTTTAAATCAGTTGTACTAGTCAAAGCTGCGATTAAATCGTCGGGATTAGGAGAAATTGTGGTCATAATTTTGCTAAAAACAACATAAGTGTAAAAATTAGTTAAAGTAGAGACAGATAGCTATCAACTTAAGATTATAGTTTCATGGAATCTCCTTCTTCAATCGCCGTTAGAGAACTTCCTTTATTTCCTTTACCCAAGGTAGTGTTATTTCCAGGACGTCCTCTCCCACTGCATATTTTTGAATTCCGCTATAGAATCATGATGAACACTATCTTGGAAACCGATAGTCGTTTTGGGGTACTCATGGTTGATCCTGTAGAGGGTAAGGTAGCACAAATTGGTTGTTGTGCGGAAATTATCCATTTTCAGCGTTTACCTGACGATCGCCTGAAAATACTTACCCTTGGACAATCTCGTTTTCGAGTCCTAGAATTTGTGCGGGAGAAACCCTATTTAGTGGGTTTAGTGGAATGGTTTGAGGATCAGCCCACTAATGAGGATCTTAACCCAAAAGCTCAAGAGGTCAAAAGTTTATTAACAGATGTGGTACATTTATCTGCTAAGTTAACCGATCAGAAGATAGAATTACCCGATGATTTACCTGAACTTCCTATGGAGTTATCTTACTGGATTGCTAGTAATCTCTATGATGTAGCTTCAGAACAACAAATGCTCTTAGAAATGCGCGACACTGCAGCCAGACTAGATAGAGAAGGGGAAATTCTGACCTCTACTCGTAATCATTTAGCTGCTCGGACTGCTCTCAAAGACGCTTTTCAATAACTAATAATGATTTCCTGATTTACGGTGATGCACTGCGGTTATACCAGTAGATTGGAGGAGTTCACCCACTTCGGCGATCGCGTAAATTAACCAGTGATCGCCACATTCCATACGGTTAACTACTCTACATTCTAGATAAGCTAAAGCATCACTCAAAATCGGACAACCATTATTAGCTGTGGTGGTTTCTACTCCTATAAAGCGATCTTCTCCCGGTGCGAAGGGTTTGAGAAAATGTTTCATTAGTTTTAAATGCTTACCCTCAGCGAGAATATTGAGGACAAACTTGCTATCCTGATATAACAGAGATTCTATTGCTCTTTCTTTAGCTACAGCCACGGTGATACCTGGAGGAGTAAAGGTAGCTTGAGATACCCAAGAAGCGAGCATAGCGCTTTTAAGTTCTCCCTGTTGGGTAGTAACGATACAAAGAGAGCCAACGATTCGCCCTAAAGCTTGGTCTGTGTAATTAGCTGTAGCACCTAAAACCGAAGGACGTGGGGTTTGAGCTTTTTTAGCCTTTTTCAACCCTTGAGCAAAATCTGTCCCCGCTTCTTCACAAGTTTTTAACACTACTTCTGTAGGAGTAAATTTAACTCTGATTGGTTCAAAACCAAAACTATAACCCCCATCCCGTAACTTACTCTCCAAAAAGTCGATCGCCTCTCCACTCCAACCATAAGAGCCAAAAACTCCCGCTAGTTTCTTAGAGTCAGCGTTGGCTAGAGTTATCCCTAATGCTGTTTGTATTTGGGTTGGAGCATGACCACCGAGAGTAGGAGAACCAAAAATAAAGCCATCTGCTGCTACGACTGCGGTTTTAATGGTTTCTCCGTCGGCAATTTCGGCGTTGATGGATTCTACCCTAACTCCTGCTTTACTGATTCCACGGGCGATCGCTTGAGCTAGGGTTGCTGTATTACCATAAGCTGAGGCATAAATTAGAGCTACGCTTAATGCTTGAGTTTTTTCCTGTTCTAGCCATTGTTGATAAGATTGGTTTAATTCTTGCAACCCATAGCGTACCAATGGTCCATGACCTGTAGCGTAGATTTTAGGGTTTTTTTCCCCTAATTTATGGATAGCAGTACTTACTTGTTTAGCACAAGGGGCCATTAAACAGTCAAAATAATAGCGTCTATCTTGTTCATAAACCCTCCAACCTTCATCAAAAACTTGATCTCCACAAACATGAGCACCAAATAATTTATCGGTATAGAGGATTTGGGTTTGAGGATCGTAGGTAGCGAGTGCGTCGGGCCAACGAGGTAAGGGTATAGGGATTAATTCTAATTGATGACCTTGACCGATGTCTAGACTTTCTTCTCCTTTAATAATTTTGAGGTTAGGAAGGTTTTCGTTAAAGATTTCCCCGAGGACGATCGCCGCGGGATTGGTACAGACACAGGTAATTTGGGGGGCTAATGCTAGTAAAGCTTTGAGGGTATAACCACGATTAGCGTTGACGTGACCTAAAATAACGTAGTCTATGGTTTTCAGGTCTATTCGCTGTTGGAGATTTTTGAGGAAAATATCACCAAAAGACTCTCCTGGAGGATCTAATAAAATAGTGCGATCGCTCTCAATTAGATAACTATTGGCGGTTGTACCTTTTTGCAGACCATATTCTATTTCAAATTTTAATCTAGTCCAAGTGCGCGATCTTAATACCCTAGTATTTTGGGCAATTGGTAATACTTGAACGTCTTTAGCTGCTTTATTCATGTTTTCCTCAAAAACCCTCTTTGGTTCATTTTAACTTATAAACTACGTAAATAAGCTTCGACAAATTGTTCTAAATCACCATCTAAAACGTCAGTTACTGCGGTAGTTTCTACGTTTGTACGCAAGTCTTTAACCATCTGGTAGGGATGAAAAACATAGTTACGGATTTGATTACCCCAAGCTGCTTCTACCATATCCCCTCTGATTTCGGCGATCGCCTGTGCGCGTTGTTCTTGAGCGATGATTAATAACTTAGCCTTGAGTAAAGCGAGGGCTTTGTCTTTATTTTGTAGTTGAGAACGTTCTTGGGTACAACGTACGGCTATTCCTGTAGGGATATGAAGGATACGTACAGCTGTTTCTACCTTATTAACATTTTGTCCTCCTTTACCACCGGAACGAGTAGTGGTTATTTCTAGATCCTTGT
This genomic window from Gloeocapsa sp. DLM2.Bin57 contains:
- a CDS encoding rhomboid family intramembrane serine protease — its product is MVHKTKNKIKQQLTILISFVAVFWILEIVDIVIFGGNLDRFGIRPTRISGLWGIPLAPFLHGGLGHLIANTIPFLILGWLVMLQRIRDFWLVTILATLIGGLGIWFFGAPNSVHIGASILIFGYLGFLLSRGLFQGNPASIALAVVTFLLYGHMIWGILPGVPHISWQGHLFGFLGGVFSARVISQNGKKDNTDKWV
- a CDS encoding NC domain-containing protein, whose product is MGLGEQIYVYRELLNLEGVYQHHGIDCGDGTVIHYRKPSEIIEQTSLVTFARGNQVYLREYLDGFCFIPEIVVERAKSRLGEQKYNLLFNNCEHFATWCKTGISDSKQVRDFTPIISRLNVDELTNPLFNAFKQTDSANAQNMINKALGDIRTVWDKIQPQYQQALQERDSWQKVAQEALRRNREDLAKAALQRKLSYQSQAQDLEKQLAELAKMTENLLKNAPKQK
- the hisA gene encoding 1-(5-phosphoribosyl)-5-[(5-phosphoribosylamino)methylideneamino]imidazole-4-carboxamide isomerase; amino-acid sequence: MEVIPAIDILDGNCVRLYQGDYQQAQIYNSDPVVVAQEWAQKGASLVHLVDLDGAKQGKPVNLEVIKAIIAAVDIPVQVGGGLRDRQSLQELFALGVARVIVGTIAVENTKEVQNWCQDFPGKVIIGIDARDGKVATKGWLETSRITATSLAQQFPNTAAIIYTDIQRDGTLTGPNLTALRELAQVVDVPIIASGGVSSLTDLLSLLSLESLGVTGVILGRALYTGAVDLTEAIRAIGNGRWQDVPPEGNFSTFA
- a CDS encoding nuclease, whose protein sequence is MLDLVKLAKQLPGMSEQMKQEALASAKRLQKALELLNEAQNNLAQLLEKQQQWSDRLIFPAATPIESLDTPITIPKPPTSHSVFATDGSQIAPSHHEIAYCYLINIGLIMLHYGQNLHPLLESIPEIYYKPEDLYIAKQWGIRTEEWMSYKRTIAEAKALATTACDWVKPPGAHYEPNLALVDGSLIYWFLETLPTEAKNLILPEIFASWAALRAENIPLIGYISASRSRESLSFLRLQACPYPESDCQRYCANLDKTPCHVTESLRDTTVWGYLLQPGERSPLWRSNIRILNDYNQIDRVYFCYLNVGTEIARLDIPAWVVENPPLLEQSLSIILAQVYKGDGYPISLAEAHNQAVVKGGDRYRFFALLEKEMISAGLKNVSISYKETSKRGSIA
- a CDS encoding 2-succinylbenzoate--CoA ligase: MVQRKLAQQITNNWLVNYDNQKFYNQVQGFINLLQSTWQKSTPPKILLAEDNPYLFLALFLACVILDYPVFLANPSWSVSEWQQVCQLIQPSLLWDTHKQQFIFSDFSEIPSNHFSGKIMIPTGGSSGQIRFAMHNWETLTASIQGFSQYFAQKTINSCCLLPLYHVSGLMQCLRSLVTGGKLLIFPYSDLKNDHIPSFSPQDYFLSLVPTQLQFLLASNPLWLSQFKTILLGGAPSWTSLLNQARQEGIPLALTYGMTETAALIVALKPEQFLQGNDTMGQVLPHAQVEILTEQGEILDYGQTGIIGIKASSLCLGYYPDTFSQDVLFWSNDLGSLNAEGYLTILGRRNRLIITGGEKVCAEEVEKVIKDTGLVDDVCVVGLPHSYWGEVVVAVYVSFTSNPTDQAITEKMSGKLSKFKLPKHWLQIDKIPRNSQGKINYLQVQQWVVTQLGVVY
- a CDS encoding o-succinylbenzoate synthase produces the protein MEILFSFITYQRPFLTPLVTHYGTWKVREGIIIYLVDQEGRVGKGEIAPLPWFGSESLAQALLFCQELNQEKFRESTLNQIPSGLTACQFGFTTAWEDLHSPSTVLEDSLNYSYLLPHGEKAISICQQERQKGRTTFKWKIAIQPLETELQIFSQLVSVLKGAKLRLDANGGLNYQEAIAWLKIADKTGVVEFLEQPLPPREFSTMLDLSQKSNTAIALDESVATLTELETCYQQGWRGVYVVKPAIAGSPQKLKQLCQKYQLDIVFSSVFETEIGRQGILKLARELNLTRPLGFSVNQWFKEN
- a CDS encoding ATP-dependent protease, with protein sequence MESPSSIAVRELPLFPLPKVVLFPGRPLPLHIFEFRYRIMMNTILETDSRFGVLMVDPVEGKVAQIGCCAEIIHFQRLPDDRLKILTLGQSRFRVLEFVREKPYLVGLVEWFEDQPTNEDLNPKAQEVKSLLTDVVHLSAKLTDQKIELPDDLPELPMELSYWIASNLYDVASEQQMLLEMRDTAARLDREGEILTSTRNHLAARTALKDAFQ
- a CDS encoding flavin oxidoreductase; amino-acid sequence: MNKAAKDVQVLPIAQNTRVLRSRTWTRLKFEIEYGLQKGTTANSYLIESDRTILLDPPGESFGDIFLKNLQQRIDLKTIDYVILGHVNANRGYTLKALLALAPQITCVCTNPAAIVLGEIFNENLPNLKIIKGEESLDIGQGHQLELIPIPLPRWPDALATYDPQTQILYTDKLFGAHVCGDQVFDEGWRVYEQDRRYYFDCLMAPCAKQVSTAIHKLGEKNPKIYATGHGPLVRYGLQELNQSYQQWLEQEKTQALSVALIYASAYGNTATLAQAIARGISKAGVRVESINAEIADGETIKTAVVAADGFIFGSPTLGGHAPTQIQTALGITLANADSKKLAGVFGSYGWSGEAIDFLESKLRDGGYSFGFEPIRVKFTPTEVVLKTCEEAGTDFAQGLKKAKKAQTPRPSVLGATANYTDQALGRIVGSLCIVTTQQGELKSAMLASWVSQATFTPPGITVAVAKERAIESLLYQDSKFVLNILAEGKHLKLMKHFLKPFAPGEDRFIGVETTTANNGCPILSDALAYLECRVVNRMECGDHWLIYAIAEVGELLQSTGITAVHHRKSGNHY